AAACCGCCACTCGAACAGGGTTTTTCAACGATGCCCGCTGTAACTTGGCAATCTTGTTAGTCATGGTAGCCGAAAACAAGTACGATGTTCTTTCCACCGGAATCACCTTTAGAATTTTATCCAACGCCGGCCCAAAGTCCATGTCGAGCAACCGATCGGCCTCatccatcaccaaatatttcaaattcttcaacgaAAACCCCTTGGTGTGTTCCAAGTGGTCCGTGATACGTCCGGGCGTCGCCACGATCACATGGGGCTTGCGCATCAAGTCTCGGGCCTGGTCCATCATGTCCATGCCTCCCACAATACAAACCGATCGCAACCCCATTGAGGACCCGAGCGCATCAAACGTTTCTTTTATCTGAAACGCCAACTCACGCGTGGGAGCCAACACCAAGCTGAAGTACGGGGTCTTGGCGTGCCAGAGCGCCTGGAGAATGGGGATGGCGAAGGCAGCGGTTTTCCCAGAACCGGTTTGTGCCAATCCAATAATGTCTTTACCTGCCAACGCGTGAGGGATGGATTCGGCCTGGATGGGTGTGGGCTTGGTGAACTTCATCGCCTGGATGGACTCCAAGATCTCAGGAATCAAGTCGAACTCGGCGAAGCTTTGGATTGCCGTCTCGGCCGATGCATCAACTACTTTGTCTTCCAACACCACTGAGGGAGCGATGGGGGGTTCAAGGGCGGGAGCAGCCGCTTGTTCCTgttttttcttcaaggcGTTCTTCCTGATCTTGTCGGCCAAGGCCTGGGTGTCAAGAATACCCAGCGAGGGCCGGGCACTCTTGGAGGCCTTTTTGGTGGCATCTTTCATTTTGTGAGCCATTGGTATTGTGGTGAAATATAACTGTGTTTTCGCGATGAGATGCGAATGAGACtttaaatttttcaaacctGCTACCATGGCCAGAAGAAGACAGAAAACAAGAACCCATAAGAAGCTCACGGCAGAagagttggccaagatcCCCAAGTCGATGGTGCTCAGACTCGGGCTGTCGTTAAAAAACCACTCGTTGAGCCTGCTTGTGAGAGATTTTAGATATGTGATGCAGCCTCACACGGCCATCAACTTGAGAGAAAGAAAGAGTAATAAGTTGAAGGATTTCATCGTCATGGCCGGACCGTTGGGCGTCAGCGACTTGTTCGTATTCAAGCAATCGGAATCTACTGGTAACTTGTCGCTCAGAATCGGAAAGATGCCCAGAGGACCTATGTTGCAATTCAAGATAAATCTGTATTCATTGGTAAAAGACGTTCAAAAGATCTTAAAACACCCCAAGACAGTTGGTAAGGACTCTCCCGAGTTTCTTAACCCGCCATTGCTTGTGTTGAACGGATTCCTGGGTAAAATGAGTGAAGCCCCGCCTCATGAGAAATTGATGGTAACGGTGTTCCAAAACATGTTTCCTCCTATCCAGCCCCAACTGACAAGGGTCACCAGCATCAAAAGAATTTTAATGATCAACAAGGATCCCGAAACTCAGGAGATCTCCTTGAGACACTATGCCATCGACACCAAACTTGTCGACACTTCTCGTAACAttaagaagttgatcaactctCATCACAATTTAAAGAAAAGCCTCCCTATAATGAccaaaaatgaagatgtcagtgacttgttgttggacCCATACTCGGTCGGCGGAATGACCTCCGATAGTGAAGTGGAAGACGATGCCATTGTCGACATTAACGAAGAAAACCAGGCATCTGCCACAAAAAAGGTTCCCGATCAGCAACAACCACAAGAAATCACCCGTAAAAAGGCCATCAAGCTCACGGAGTTGGGCCCCAGAATCAATATGAGCTTGGTCAAGATCGAAGAGAAGTTGACCGGCACCTCCAAGACCATTTATCACTCCAAGATTGTCAAGACGCCAGctgagttgaagaacttggagaaacTGGCCGGAATCAAGAGAAAGTTGAAGGCCGAAAGAAGAGCCAAGCAATTGGAGAATGTTCAAGCCAAAAAAGACAAAAAGGATGAGAAAAAGGCTAGAAAGAAGGCTAGAATTGCcgatgaaaatggtgaaaatCGGGACATTGAGCAAGATCAGTCcagtgacagtgacagtgacagtGACGGACCCGACGTCGATCAATATGAGATTGATAGTGATTTGTATAGTGAGTAGAAGAATGAGTCATGCATGTTTAACTTATAATTGTTCGATCTGGCTGATGATGCTGGAGATTTTGTTCTGGAGGTTTACCAATTCCACCGAATTTATTAgggccaagttgaaagacGCCTGTGCTTCTCTCAATTGGTACGGCACGAGGGCACCGAATTGGTTAATTGGGTCTTTGTATAGCGAGTTTCCAAACTCCTCCGTGTGGCTGATACTTTCATTCTTTGAGCGGTGGACACTCGAAGACACAGCGgtgttttggttttgttttgtggtttggtCCTTTTTGGTGTATTCGGGTTCCTTGTCGTGTTTCTTCAGTTCCTGGCGTTGGAGGTAGTCCTCAAGCTCGAGATTTGGGCCGGATTTGATGTTTTTACAGGCCAAATATGATCTGAGgtcaaagtctttgacGCCATAGGTCCGCAAACCACCACCGTTGAAGTTGGCTCTGCTGAGGTTAAGGAAACcatcgatgaagttggttCTAAACGAGGTGTTGGCAAGCGACTCGTACTGGTCGACGAGGTGTAGGAGCTGTTCAGTTAGAATGTCTTTGTGGTTGGAGGGATCCATGTTGAAATGCTGCGAATATTGGAATAAAAAGTGAGAACGCTGAGAGTGAGAAAGAAGGTTGGAGCTCAGTAAGTGAATATTTGTGAGGTGGTAATACTCTCGGTAGTAAAAGTCTCGGTAGTAATGGGTTTGGTATTAGCATCCAGCCGTTTGGCACCCAATAAAAACGGTTCCGCCAAACTTTACCTATTCTACTATTTAGCAGCCATTTAATACTGATATTTATATTCTGTGCTACTTGTACAACTGCTTCAAGCGTAGAAACTCTGTCCGCGGCAAGATGTCCCCGAAGCCCAAATCATCAGGCCGGGACCGGCTCTCAATCAACTGGGACTCCTCTGGTGACCGCTTCTTTTCTCGCATCTGGTTGCCATGATGCCAGATGCTATAGATGAGGTCTTCTTGTCCAAACTCCGAGTTCGTGGCGTTGTTGGTATACACGACATTGGCAAGATCATGAAGAATGTTGGCGGTCAAGCCCCAAACGTCGTATATCTTTTCATTTGTTTCCGAATGCCGTCTCGAGCCCAATCGGCCCCATTTTTCTCGATTGAGTTTTCTCGAGCCCCGAGACGTCTGGGGGACTTCTTCCGACTGGGCCTGACTCTCCTCTCCCTGGAGCTCGGCGGAGTCGCTATTGagttccagttccagttccagcTCCAGAAGGCCTTGAACTTCCTGCAACCAAGAAGCCTCACCTGCCACCAATTGCGGGAATGTGTACGTTCGCAACATCCAGGGTATACCACCCCATGACATCCGGAAACTCTGTTTTTCAATGCATTCCAACAGGTCTCGGTCGGAAATCGGATAGAGAAAGTCCTGGAGAGGACAGCTGAACACCGACGAACTTTCTCCAGGATTCAAGTTgaccttcaagttgtggATCAAATCTGCCCCCGACGTGTCGGCAGCAAACCGCATGAACCCCACGCACGGGCGGACAGCCAGAAATGTTCGTGACAAGTAACTGGGCATCACATTGAGATGGTCgatttcaaacccaaaattTTTGAGGAGGTATTCGTTATTAGCCGAAAGGccgatttcttcttccatctCGCGGCGGGCCGTGTGCCATTCCAGCTCCAACCCGTTGTCACTCTTACCACCAGGGAAGGAGATATGACCAGGAAAATTCCTGAGTTTGGAGGAGCGCTTGGTGAGCACCACCCGCAATTCTCCCAACTTTCCCAAGAAAAGAAGCACAAACACCGCCGACCGCCTCAGGACCGGGAGTCGGTTCCATACCAGCGTCGGTTGGTTGTCATAATGGGGGAAGTtgtacttggtgatggtgttAAGAGGTGATTCCAGCATCAGACTGTGATTTTTACTGTCTAGCAATTTGTGGAGTCGCGCACAATTTAATACCAATATTCTATTATTCTATCCTAAGCTTCCAATAAGGTTGGTAATTCATTAACATCCAAGTTCTCATAGATCACCTTGTAGGTGGCCTCGAACAATGGGAACTCATCTTGCAACTTGTAGTTTTCCAAGAGCTCGTGCACCTCTTTGGCGGTCAAGATCCCCTGTGACGATTGTCCATTTAATAAGGTCTTTTCAGCCTCCCAGGCACTTACTCCATGTTCCACCATATACCGGGCCACACGAACATTTCTCCCACCGGAACAGGTGGTGATCAAGTCGGCGACTCCCGCAGATTCCTCGGTGAAGGTGGTTGCTTGTGGAGGTAATGAGGTCTTAATGCCGAACTTTTCGTAGTAAGACGCAAacttgatggtttctttgATTCCGATTCTCATGACAGCTGCCTTAGCATTATCCCCCCACCCGGCACCTTCCACCAATCCCGCAGCAATGGCAACCACATTCTTGAGAGCTCCAGCAATGGAGGCTCCCACCACGTCCTTGATGACGTTGACATGGAAATAACTTCGATGAAACGCTTCTCTCAACACGTACTCGTTGATATCGAGCCCGTCACCTTTGAAGTCCTTGGGCAAATCGTACGCGATGGAGGTTTCCGAccacttttctttggctaCCTCGTTGGCGATGTTGGCTCCTGATAATACACCACAGTGGATTCCCAACGTATCGGTGATGGATTGTGACAAAAGTTTACATCCTTCCTGGGTCACTTCCAACCCTTTCAAGCATGAAATGGCTCTGACAGAAGGTTTCACTTGTCCCACAAGTTGTTTACAAACTCTGGGTAAGAATTGATGAGGAATgttgaacaccaacaagtcgGCATTTTTGACGGTGTCTACCACGTCGGGGTTGGCGATCAAGTTTTCGGGCAATTGAATACCGGGCAAGTACTTGACGTTTTCGTGCTTGGTGTTAATTATATCAGTCAATTTCTCTCCGTTTATGTCCTCTTCAAATACCCACATATTTACGGAtttttggaagatttcGGGCTTGTCTCTGGTGTTTTCGGCCACGAGTTTGGCGACGGCAGTTCCCCAGTTTCCGGAGCCGATGATGGCGATTCTGAAAGGAGTGACGATTTTGATGGGTGTAGTAGTCATGACGGCGTTGCGAAATGTGGAAAAGGTGGTCCTGTTTGCTCCTTATATAGTTTTAGGAGGCGACTTTCTTTTAGGGTTGTGAGAACCGGCGGCGATGGGTGAATGAGATCCGGGTGGAGGTACATACAGGACTACCACCCAAAAAAAAAGCCCCCACCGATCCCACCCTACTGTCCAGGCAGCGCTTGTGCCTCCACCATTTCCTTGGCTGTAGGTGGCACCATTACATCATAATGCCATCATAGGGCCTGATACCTTGGAAGTCTTTGTTTTAGTAGTTGATCAAGCAGAGCCGATGTGGTGCTGCCATCGGTCGGGGTTCGGACTTCCCCAACATTTTTATTTTCGGAGGTTGCTGATCGGCACTCTGCCCCCCTAGTGACAGCCCGTTCCCCTTCCCCGAcggtaccaccaccaccaaagtttTTCCgcaaccacaaaaatcaccaaactcCGAAAAAGAAAAATGTCCGCAGGAAGTTTTTCCTGATATACAGGTAATGATATCATCGTTACATCATTTAACTCCTACAATAGAATCCTGATTCGTATCGTACCTGATAACCGGAGTGCGGTATTCACTGCACTTTATGAATCCGCCCCTACTGATAATCGTCATCGTGCCGATACGCTTCATATTCTTGCTGGCGCATCCGATCAAGAGAGGTGCTCACCTGGTTCATCCCATCGGTCATGTCCAAAAAATCGTCGTCTTCCATCCAGTTTCTGGCCTTCACTTGATTTCCACTAATAATCCGGGCCGCCTGGAGGGGTTCCGAAATGCCTTCAAGACTTCCGTCTGGAATGTGCGCAAGCGGGTCGGGAAGATGGCTGTTTTGCAGAGGGTCGGCTACCTGCTGTTCCGTATGAGGATAATCGTGGTAGTGCATCATGGGGTTGCCGGTGAGAATCGGGTTGGCATGGGAAGTCGTTGAAGGCTCGTTTATCAGTATCCGGTCGTGGGTAACCGTCTCTTCCCGGTCGTGGGCAAGTGCTACGTCTCGGACATCATTGCCTTGTTGGTCCACCAACTTATCTCCTTGGGTGGATAATTCGACCCGCCGATGGGAGATCGAATCCATGAGTTTCATGAATTccgagttcttcaacttgtcggCCATTTCGTTGTTGCGCAGTCCCTGGGAGCTTAGAGTGGTGTGAATCAGCTTGGCAGCCATGGCAAACTCTTGTTTGTCGGAGGTGTCTGCTGCGAGTTCCTTTTCAATATCCTGGAAATGCTGTTCgaattgttgattttgcTGTTCCAAGTGGTGGGTTTCTCTGTGTTCCGTCATGTTGGCGGCAATGGGCTCGAAATGGGTCCGGAGGTTGCTCCGGGTATTGAGCTGGAAGCTGGTGTAATTGGGGGAGAGTTGGGATGGTTGAGACCGGGTTTGGGAGTTGAACTGGGAGTGCCAGTCCTGCtgatattgttgttgttgatgctgttgatgatgttgttgatgttgttgatgatgttgttgttgatgatgctGATGCTGTCTCTGCTCTAAAGACATGTGCGAGAAGTCGTTGACCCATCCCTGTTGTTGGGCCTGGGGAAGCTGGGACGGCGGACCCGGCCGCTGGATCGTACCGGGATTGAACTGGTTCATGAACTGCGAGGCaaaattggtggtgggagcCCCACTAAACTCCTGGAACTGttggttcaagttgttatCCACCACATTGGTGTTTCTGAAGGACTGAGGACCCATAGGCCCCCGGCCACGGGCGACATCATTCTGGAGGGACGTGTCACGCAGCGAGTACTGtgccaagttcttgacaGCATTAGAGGGACCACACGAATCCATGGCGTATATGGCAAGTAGTGAGTAATCTGGGGATTTGATTACCCACCTCGGTGCGATCACGAGTGATGCGGTGACCACACGCCCATTCGCACTGTTATTAGGAAGGTACACGTCCTGTTCACTCATTGGGATGGGGGGTACACGCGGTATCTGTCGTGGAAGGGACACGCACACGCCACCTACCACCCTTCCCACCCTTCCAGTGGGTCAGCGCCCACAACGGCACCCGCGGTGGGGCACGTGACCACGGCCCTGACGATAATATGTATACTAAAAGAGGAAATGTTCGACTGCAGATGTGCGTCTAATTCCACAGGGTGCGTCATTTGCGACTCCATTAAGACCCGATTCTGCGGGTAATGCCAGATCACTGAATATTATACAGGTCAGACGATCCAGTGATTCCACTCAGTATACGTGGTCGGTTACTGAAACAAGCAAATTATATATATAAACAAACCCAAACGGTCCTCAAACCACCCACGCAACATCCGGACAGGTGTCATTTCGGTAGTTTGGGTGCTGTTGCTATAAAGCCCATCAATTGAAAGGGGTGATAAAACCTTTGTCTCAACTTTTGTTTTTGTCACAAGTTTCAGAAGGGGGGATAAACAGTGCATGATCTTGTTTCCAAAGGATTTAACATCTCGTATTGTCTTCTGGCGCTTTACGTTACACGCTCACGCCCGATTTATATATTTGCCTTAGATCCATCATAGCTGCGAAACGCCATAATTATAAACCTCCCATGGAAGGGAAGAAGTATACCCGGAGCAAGGCTGGGTGTCTTCTGTGCCGCCGGCGGAAGTACGTATCGTCATCAAAATTTGTGGCTTTCTTGTTACTAACTGTCTAGAAAAAAGTGTGATGAAACAAAACCCATTTGTAATGCTTGCAAGAGACTCAATTTGGAGTGTAGTTATGTTAAGGATAACCTCGACTGGAAGATTACAGAACCCCATCGAAACctcaagaacttcaccAACTACACCACCGCCAAACCCATCTCCCCCGGGTTTGAATCTTGGTCGGTATATCAGGAGGGTCTTGGATCCCACTCCAATCTTGCATCTCATTCCAATCTTGTACCTCATTCCAACCACACCACCGCCATGGCCTTGTCATCGTCgctccaccaccacggGTATGTGGAGCCGCCTCCTCTAGGAACCTTCTATGAAAACCAACGAGATCACTTACTGCCGCTCAGTCTGAATGTGCAACCCAACGAATATTTGTCTCCTGAACCGCAAGCCGCCAGAAACGCCCAAACCTGGGGAACCACCCCGTTTCACGCCAATGATGACGTTCTTTATGCCTTCACAGGCATGCTTGACTTTGATATGCCGCCTCCACCGGCCATGGAggccaaaaagaaaaagtcaGGAAAGTGGAAACTGTATGAGCCTAGGTAGCTTTCCCTACCTTTTAATGAATATATTGTTAAATCTCCTTGTGTCTCTTCACCATCTGTCTCTGGATACTGTTGAGGTCGTCGGCATCACGGAGCCCGGCCTTCACCAACGCCCGTATCCTCATTTGCTCTCCCCAGAtaatcaacaccaccgcACACCCACAAGCTATCCAAAGCACAATGGCGGTGATGGTGCAAGTCCACCCCAACCCgatgttcttgatgctCGTCAAGCACGACGCTGATGCCACCGCCGCCGCCACGTACCGCGAGAAGTAGCTGCTGGCAATACCATCTCCCCCGAGCTCAGGCATCGAGTCCACACAATAGGCATTTGAAGCCGGGAAAATGCACGTTTGGGCCACTCCACCCATGAACAAGAATATGATGGGCACGGCCATGCCACCCTTCTTGTACTCAATTGACCATCCGTATATCATGGTGCTCACGGGATACATGATTCCCAACGGGATAAGAACTGTTCGCAACCGGTCCTCAGGAACCCTTCTACCTTTTTTCTTCATGTACCGCTTGACGGTCCAGTCGGCCCACGGACCGCCTATGAAGCTGCCGGTGACGTATCCCATGCCAGGAGCCAAGTAGAAAAGCCCACTATAAAGCGGCGAGTCTAGATGGAAACGAGGCTCGAGCACCGAGCGAATCGGCGTTTGCAACTGGAACATGGTGTACAAGGTGGCAATGGCAATGAATCCATCGATCGAGAGGTTGGGGTACTTTAATGCCTTCATGATACGGAGCGGGTTGAAGggtacaaacacaaaccTGGTGGATGGGTTGGTTTTGCGGGCTTCTGCTAGTACCAACGAGTGAACCGTCTGCACCGACGTCTCCGGTAAAAAAAACACCGCTAGCACCATCACCATGGCACCAGCtcccatcatcacccaGAGAATCACTCGCCAGGACGTGAAGTTGACGATAATCCCCCCAAACACCGGACCAAACCCAGTTCCCACCTGAGCCCCTGCCACCAACGCCGCCATGGCTCTGCCACGCTGGGTCGGGTGGTAGACGTCGCCCACAATGTGTCCCCCGATGCTGAAGAATGAGGTCCCGAAGAACCCACTCATACACCGAAACACAAAGAACATGGCCAAGTTCTGAGACACCGCTACCAAGGCCGAACTCACACAGAACATCACGCTGCAGAACAAAAATGTGTAGCGCCGGCCGTAGATGTCGCTGCAGGGCGAGAAGATGCACGGCAGAAGCGACATGCACACACAGTAGATGGCATTGGAGACATTAATGATTTCctcggtggtgttgaaacGCAGGGCTATTTCGGGAATAGCAGGCAAAATCGTCAACGACGACAACGGGGCCAAGAAGCCTGACATGGCGGAGATAAGGAGGCATACGTGCTTGGTTTTGTTGGAGAACCGGGCATATTTGGGGTCTTTTTCAGACGCAGTTTTGTGGAGCACCTCGGGTTCCAGTGTCTCATCTCCCACCGATGAGTGCCGAGACTGGAGCCGGGAAATTTGGCGGGACGTGGCTTCGGAGGTGATGGCTCGCAAGTCGAGCGGAACCTCGTGGAAGCCTCCGACGTCCATTTGGAGAGTGTTTTGTTCATAGTGCTCGGAGTCCATATCCGAAGGAAGAGACGTATTTGAGTCCTGGTCTGACGTACCGAGATCGAACTTGGGCTCGAAGCCATCCACGTGATTGTCTTCCAGGGCTACCATCATGTGGTTGTTTTTGTGGCGTGTAAAACgatttggaggtggtgcAAACTAGTCGTGAGTTATAGCAGCCAAAGAAACCATATATGAAGTagatattggtgatggttgcaaatataCAAAATTGTCGAGAGATGTGCTTTGCAGTTGTATGAACCTGGTATGGGAAGGTTGTTGTGTTGTGTTAAGCTGGTGTAACCCCTGGAGGTGACTGATATACTTTTAGTGCTATGACGCTCATAGAGCGGACGTGCGGCACGGGCCCGGGGTTGCTCGTTGCTCGTTGCTCGCTGCGCGCGGCGGAAGTGCCGCTCCAAGGCTTTACACTAGTGTACTAATTAATCATCTATTAACTACTTATGCTAAACCAAACCCTTCATGTCCTTCGGTAATCGCAAGTAACAACGACCCCCGTAAAGTTTCATACGATTCGTATGCTGGTAAATCAATCTGGTTGAAACAAGTGTGTGATGATGGCAATCTTTCGATACTGCCGTAGTCTCGGTGGATACTGAACTTGGACCCATCATTGGCACCTTTGAGTTCCTTGAACCCATTCAAAGGAACCCTCGAAGTTCCGGTAGCAAACTGTAACAACTTAGCCCGTTCTTCGTTGTCAAACGATTTGACGGCTCTCCAGAACCACTGGATTTGGAGCGAGGAAGGGGAATAGTTATTGTAAATGGTGTTGTTTTGCCAGTCTTGCACATCGATATCGGGTAATCCACTGATCAATAGCTCCAACTCTTGCTCATCAAAAATTGATACCAAGTCTTTTGGAATCATTTCGTGGAATCCTATTAAAAAGTTGTCCATTTGTTCAGAAACCGACCGTTGTAATCGATactcaacaacaaactTGACGTATTCTTGCTTGTTATCTTCTGTAACAGGAATATTTCTGCCATTAGGAATCAAGTCGATGATTTTCTTCTCACCATAGTCATCGGTTTCAACCAGGAAATCCTCAGTGATCACGTCGGTGATATCATTTTCCAAGATCCAgatcaatgatttgaagtACTCTAAATCCAGTGCCTCCATATCCTTGAACGACACACTTCTGCCCAATATCTGTTTGTAGACGGCTCTGCTGAAATGGCAATCCAAAAAGCATCCATCAAAAATGGCCTTTCCAATTATCTTaccaatgaacttgaagaacgaTAAGTGCTCAGGATTTATATATGACGTTCTGTTGGGGTGATACGTGTTTGAGT
The window above is part of the Yamadazyma tenuis chromosome 4, complete sequence genome. Proteins encoded here:
- a CDS encoding uncharacterized protein (COG:S; EggNog:ENOG503P48Y) produces the protein MDSCGPSNAVKNLAQYSSRDTSLQNDVARGRGPMGPQSFRNTNVVDNNLNQQFQEFSGAPTTNFASQFMNQFNPGTIQRPGPPSQLPQAQQQGWVNDFSHMSLEQRQHQHHQQQHHQQHQQHHQQHQQQQYQQDWHSQFNSQTRSQPSQLSPNYTSFQLNTRSNLRTHFEPIAANMTEHRETHHLEQQNQQFEQHFQDIEKELAADTSDKQEFAMAAKSIHTTLSSQGSRNNEMADKLKNSEFMKLMDSISHRRVELSTQGDKLVDQQGNDVRDVALAHDREETVTHDRISINEPSTTSHANPILTGNPMMHYHDYPHTEQQVADPSQNSHLPDPLAHIPDGSLEGISEPLQAARIISGNQVKARNWMEDDDFLDMTDGMNQVSTSLDRMRQQEYEAYRHDDDYQ
- a CDS encoding uncharacterized protein (EggNog:ENOG503P174; COG:S) gives rise to the protein MEGKKYTRSKAGCLSCRRRKKKCDETKPICNACKRLNLECSYVKDNLDWKITEPHRNLKNFTNYTTAKPISPGFESWSVYQEGLGSHSNLASHSNLVPHSNHTTAMALSSSLHHHGYVEPPPLGTFYENQRDHLSPLSSNVQPNEYLSPEPQAARNAQTWGTTPFHANDDVLYAFTGMLDFDMPPPPAMEAKKKKSGKWKSYEPR
- the SSF1 gene encoding rRNA-binding ribosome biosynthesis protein (COG:J; BUSCO:EOG09263NE7; EggNog:ENOG503NU9X), producing the protein MARRRQKTRTHKKLTAEELAKIPKSMVLRLGSSLKNHSLSSLVRDFRYVMQPHTAINLRERKSNKLKDFIVMAGPLGVSDLFVFKQSESTGNLSLRIGKMPRGPMLQFKINSYSLVKDVQKILKHPKTVGKDSPEFLNPPLLVLNGFSGKMSEAPPHEKLMVTVFQNMFPPIQPQSTRVTSIKRILMINKDPETQEISLRHYAIDTKLVDTSRNIKKLINSHHNLKKSLPIMTKNEDVSDLLLDPYSVGGMTSDSEVEDDAIVDINEENQASATKKVPDQQQPQEITRKKAIKLTELGPRINMSLVKIEEKLTGTSKTIYHSKIVKTPAELKNLEKSAGIKRKLKAERRAKQLENVQAKKDKKDEKKARKKARIADENGENRDIEQDQSSDSDSDSDGPDVDQYEIDSDLYSE
- the GPD1_2 gene encoding glycerol-3-phosphate dehydrogenase (COG:C; EggNog:ENOG503NVN7) — encoded protein: MTTTPIKIVTPFRIAIIGSGNWGTAVAKLVAENTRDKPEIFQKSVNMWVFEEDINGEKLTDIINTKHENVKYLPGIQLPENLIANPDVVDTVKNADLLVFNIPHQFLPRVCKQLVGQVKPSVRAISCLKGLEVTQEGCKLLSQSITDTLGIHCGVLSGANIANEVAKEKWSETSIAYDLPKDFKGDGLDINEYVLREAFHRSYFHVNVIKDVVGASIAGALKNVVAIAAGLVEGAGWGDNAKAAVMRIGIKETIKFASYYEKFGIKTSLPPQATTFTEESAGVADLITTCSGGRNVRVARYMVEHGVSAWEAEKTLLNGQSSQGILTAKEVHELLENYKLQDEFPLFEATYKVIYENLDVNELPTLLEA
- a CDS encoding uncharacterized protein (EggNog:ENOG503Q3D7); protein product: MDPSNHKDILTEQLLHLVDQYESLANTSFRTNFIDGFLNLSRANFNGGGLRTYGVKDFDLRSYLACKNIKSGPNLELEDYLQRQESKKHDKEPEYTKKDQTTKQNQNTAVSSSVHRSKNESISHTEEFGNSLYKDPINQFGALVPYQLREAQASFNLALINSVELVNLQNKISSIISQIEQL
- the RRP3 gene encoding ribosomal RNA processing protein (EggNog:ENOG503NUFI; COG:A), with translation MAHKMKDATKKASKSARPSSGILDTQALADKIRKNALKKKQEQAAAPALEPPIAPSVVLEDKVVDASAETAIQSFAEFDLIPEILESIQAMKFTKPTPIQAESIPHALAGKDIIGLAQTGSGKTAAFAIPILQALWHAKTPYFSLVLAPTRELAFQIKETFDALGSSMGLRSVCIVGGMDMMDQARDLMRKPHVIVATPGRITDHLEHTKGFSLKNLKYLVMDEADRLLDMDFGPALDKILKVIPVERTSYLFSATMTNKIAKLQRASLKNPVRVAVSNKYQTADNLVQSMMLVSDGYKNTFLVHLLNEFMGKSIIVFTRTVANSERTAILTRLLGFSSVPLNGQLSQTQRLGALNKFKSGKANILIATDVAARGLDIPSVDVVINYDIPTDSKAYIHRVGRTARAGKSGKSISLVTQYDLELYLRIESVLGKKLPKDPSPSKQVLNTLHVHVDRAVAEAIRQMKDIHERRGNRNHRDNHDREER
- a CDS encoding uncharacterized protein (COG:S; EggNog:ENOG503NVPV) gives rise to the protein MMVASEDNHVDGFEPKFDLGTSDQDSNTSLPSDMDSEHYEQNTLQMDVGGFHEVPLDLRAITSEATSRQISRLQSRHSSVGDETSEPEVLHKTASEKDPKYARFSNKTKHVCLLISAMSGFLAPLSSLTILPAIPEIASRFNTTEEIINVSNAIYCVCMSLSPCIFSPCSDIYGRRYTFLFCSVMFCVSSALVAVSQNLAMFFVFRCMSGFFGTSFFSIGGHIVGDVYHPTQRGRAMAALVAGAQVGTGFGPVFGGIIVNFTSWRVILWVMMGAGAMVMVLAVFFLPETSVQTVHSLVLAEARKTNPSTRFVFVPFNPLRIMKALKYPNLSIDGFIAIATLYTMFQLQTPIRSVLEPRFHLDSPLYSGLFYLAPGMGYVTGSFIGGPWADWTVKRYMKKKGRRVPEDRLRTVLIPLGIMYPVSTMIYGWSIEYKKGGMAVPIIFLFMGGVAQTCIFPASNAYCVDSMPELGGDGIASSYFSRYVAAAVASASCLTSIKNIGLGWTCTITAIVLWIACGCAVVLIIWGEQMRIRALVKAGLRDADDLNSIQRQMVKRHKEI
- the PCD1 gene encoding 8-oxo-dGTP diphosphatase (COG:L; EggNog:ENOG503NXJP); translated protein: MSESPLNTITKYNFPHYDNQPTSVWNRLPVSRRSAVFVLLFLGKLGELRVVLTKRSSKLRNFPGHISFPGGKSDNGLESEWHTARREMEEEIGLSANNEYLLKNFGFEIDHLNVMPSYLSRTFSAVRPCVGFMRFAADTSGADLIHNLKVNLNPGESSSVFSCPLQDFLYPISDRDSLECIEKQSFRMSWGGIPWMLRTYTFPQLVAGEASWLQEVQGLSESESESELNSDSAELQGEESQAQSEEVPQTSRGSRKLNREKWGRLGSRRHSETNEKIYDVWGLTANILHDLANVVYTNNATNSEFGQEDLIYSIWHHGNQMREKKRSPEESQLIESRSRPDDLGFGDILPRTEFLRLKQLYK